The Euphorbia lathyris chromosome 8, ddEupLath1.1, whole genome shotgun sequence genome has a window encoding:
- the LOC136202105 gene encoding probable receptor-like protein kinase At5g20050: MEDKKAHIIAFSTVIILILFIVIARVSLQLSNTFYLILGADVAIILALLSCLIIRRRYNRRNKLLVTQLVSEGRELRIEYSFLRKVAGVPIKFRFKELEEATDNFKLLLGQGASAKVFKGMLSDGTAVAIKRINREERGDKEFRSEVAAIASVQHVHLLRLLGYCIVPNGPRFLVYEFIPNGSLDYWIFPQKENGNRNPNPNLPGGCLSWESRYRIAIDVAKALSYLHHDCRSRVLHLDVKPENILIDENYRAIVADFGLSKLMGKDESRVITNIRGTRGYLAPEWLLELGVSEKSDVYSYGMVLFEMIGGQRNVSLIEKKKDRGKRAWQYFPKIVNEKMKEGKLMEIVDERLIEMGGIEETEVRKLVNVGFWCIQERPRLRPTMASVVDMLEGRVSVEDPPETQMIVVDLLSIDGEDGPQIPQNKRAAIAALALTTDPTTSFSYTMSMISPR; encoded by the coding sequence ATGGAGGACAAGAAAGCACATATAATCGCATTTTCAACCGTCATCATTCTCATCCTCTTTATAGTTATTGCTCGTGTATCTCTTCAACTCTCCAACACTTTTTACCTCATTCTAGGGGCGGATGTTGCTATAATTCTCGCCCTGCTCTCTTGCCTCATAATCCGCCGGCGATATAACCGGAGAAATAAATTGCTAGTAACTCAATTAGTTTCCGAAGGAAGAGAGCTTCGCATTGAGTATAGTTTTCTGAGAAAAGTTGCAGGAGTTCCTATAAAGTTTCGATTCAAAGAGCTGGAAGAAGCAACAGATAACTTCAAATTATTACTTGGCCAAGGCGCGTCTGCTAAAGTTTTTAAAGGTATGCTAAGCGATGGAACCGCAGTTGCTATTAAAAGGATCAATAGAGAGGAAAGAGGAGATAAAGAATTCAGATCTGAAGTTGCAGCAATTGCTAGTGTTCAACATGTTCATCTTCTTCGCCTTCTTGGATATTGTATTGTACCAAACGGACCTCGTTTTCTTGTCTACGAATTCATCCCTAACGGATCTTTGGATTACTGGATTTTCCCCCAAAAGGAAAACGGAAATCGGAATCCAAATCCAAATCTCCCCGGAGGTTGCTTGTCATGGGAATCGAGGTATAGAATTGCGATTGATGTAGCCAAGGCACTTTCTTATCTTCATCATGATTGTAGATCTAGAGTGTTGCATCTGGATGTAAAACCGGAAAATATTCTAATAGATGAAAATTATCGAGCAATCGTGGCAGATTTTGGTCTTTCGAAGCTAATGGGGAAAGACGAGAGTAGAGTAATCACCAACATTCGTGGTACGAGAGGATATTTAGCCCCGGAATGGCTACTAGAGCTTGGCGTTTCAGAAAAATCGGATGTTTACAGCTATGGAATGGTGCTTTTCGAAATGATTGGAGGGCAGAGAAATGTTAGTTTGATAGAAAAGAAGAAAGACAGAGGTAAAAGAGCATGGCAGTACTTCCCGAAGATTGTTAATGAGAAAATGAAGGAAGGAAAATTAATGGAGATAGTAGATGAGAGGCTGATAGAAATGGGAGGAATTGAGGAGACAGAGGTGAGGAAATTGGTAAATGTAGGTTTTTGGTGCATACAAGAAAGGCCTAGACTTAGACCAACAATGGCTTCTGTTGTGGATATGCTTGAAGGCAGAGTGAGTGTGGAGGATCCACCTGAAACACAAATGATAGTGGTGGATTTGTTATCCattgatggagaagatggacCTCAAATTCCTCAAAATAAGAGGGCAGCCATTGCTGCTTTAGCACTAACAACAGATCCTACAACTTCATTTTCATATACCATGTCAATGATTTCCCCAAGATAA